In Thermococcus zilligii AN1, a genomic segment contains:
- a CDS encoding DUF366 family protein has product MELLVVKEGRIDYDGSAIRSHWAYRNFGILGNSLVVFRGKCDVRVEEMIDIEDLRQSKEIKSDDMVHYIIEVFDLVNALFASTLQKLFIAKLCEVLEQYGVKTGRKGDDIYVNGRKLSISIATVSPVSVKIHIGINVEAKGIPAGVDAIGLKELGIMDIEDFMERTGKALVAEFEKVKKDSLKVRWAQ; this is encoded by the coding sequence ATGGAGTTGCTGGTTGTTAAAGAGGGGCGCATTGATTACGATGGCTCAGCGATTCGGAGCCACTGGGCCTACAGGAACTTCGGAATCCTCGGGAATTCCCTCGTAGTTTTCCGCGGCAAGTGCGATGTCAGGGTTGAGGAGATGATCGACATCGAGGATCTCCGCCAGAGCAAGGAAATTAAAAGCGATGACATGGTGCACTACATAATCGAGGTTTTTGACCTCGTTAACGCGCTCTTTGCCTCGACGCTTCAGAAGCTTTTCATAGCTAAACTCTGCGAGGTTCTTGAGCAATACGGCGTGAAAACAGGCAGAAAGGGCGATGATATCTACGTGAACGGCAGGAAGCTCAGCATCTCGATAGCCACGGTTTCACCTGTGAGCGTCAAGATCCACATAGGGATAAACGTCGAGGCCAAAGGGATCCCGGCCGGGGTGGATGCCATCGGCCTCAAAGAGCTCGGCATCATGGATATCGAGGACTTCATGGAGAGGACGGGAAAAGCCCTCGTTGCCGAGTTCGAGAAGGTGAAGAAGGACAGCCTCAAAGTGAGGTGGGCTCAGTAG
- a CDS encoding ribosome assembly factor SBDS yields the protein MPISVDKAVIARLKTHGETFEILVDPYLARDFKEGKDVPIEEILATPYVFKDAHKGDKASEHEMEKIFGTSDPYEVAKIILRKGEVQLTAEQRRQMLEDKKRYIATIIHRHAVDPRTGYPHPVDRILRAMEEAGVHVDIFKDAEEQVPAVIKAIRSLLPIKLEVKVIAVKIPSDYVGKAYGEVRKFGTIKREEWGSDGSWMFVIEIPGGIEEEFYEKLNALTKGEALTKLLERKGL from the coding sequence ATGCCCATAAGTGTGGATAAAGCCGTCATCGCCCGGCTTAAAACCCACGGCGAGACCTTCGAGATACTCGTTGACCCATACCTTGCGAGGGACTTCAAGGAGGGCAAGGACGTTCCCATTGAGGAGATCCTTGCCACTCCCTACGTTTTCAAGGACGCCCACAAGGGCGACAAGGCCAGCGAGCACGAGATGGAGAAGATCTTCGGCACCAGCGATCCCTACGAGGTCGCCAAGATAATACTCCGTAAGGGCGAGGTTCAGCTGACGGCAGAGCAGAGGAGGCAGATGCTGGAAGACAAGAAGAGGTACATAGCAACCATAATCCACAGGCACGCCGTTGATCCCAGAACTGGCTATCCTCACCCGGTGGACAGAATCCTCAGGGCCATGGAGGAAGCGGGGGTTCACGTTGACATATTCAAGGATGCCGAGGAACAGGTTCCGGCGGTGATCAAAGCAATAAGGTCACTCCTCCCGATAAAGCTTGAGGTGAAGGTTATAGCTGTCAAGATACCGAGCGATTACGTTGGAAAAGCCTACGGCGAAGTCAGGAAGTTTGGAACGATAAAGCGCGAAGAATGGGGCAGCGACGGCTCCTGGATGTTCGTAATAGAGATTCCGGGAGGAATCGAGGAGGAGTTTTACGAAAAACTCAATGCCCTCACTAAGGGCGAAGCTTTAACTAAACTGCTAGAGAGGAAGGGGCTATGA
- a CDS encoding MFS transporter — protein MLSGYSRDAKILIAANAAGQLFLQFSAFIMPFYLGALGYDMRAMGKFFSIQTFTGGFFFLLAGQISLRIGYKKTLLLSAFLGLIGRLLQVAAPNTPVLLLSFFLVGVNMGLRQPNFTALLSEEVGEEKRHHAFSISFGLGTIFNAIGVLVAGFAPGFFRGLGLSEGVAYRLVISLTILQFVVVIPALLMIRDVPVRNPRINWNRQLVVKILKFSIPSALIGFGAGITIPYMSIYFNMRFGETLAAISWIFFFQQLAMGLGSFALPRLVNKIGPVNVITSFQSTAAFLFAIFPSIETFLLAAFLYVLRSILMNIVGPINDSFMVGFFSTEEKATAAGIMQAFSTFMRGCGNYVGGLLFATSLSYPFYVTAVLYVTATAIFYAFFIKHNR, from the coding sequence ATGCTCTCCGGGTACAGCAGGGACGCGAAGATACTCATAGCGGCCAACGCCGCTGGCCAGCTATTCCTCCAGTTCTCGGCGTTCATAATGCCGTTCTACCTGGGGGCGCTCGGCTATGACATGCGCGCGATGGGAAAGTTCTTCTCGATCCAGACTTTCACGGGTGGCTTTTTCTTCCTCCTCGCCGGACAGATATCACTCAGGATTGGCTATAAAAAGACCCTCCTCCTGAGCGCGTTTCTCGGCCTCATCGGGAGGCTCCTCCAGGTGGCTGCCCCCAACACTCCAGTTCTCCTCCTCAGCTTCTTCCTGGTCGGGGTGAACATGGGGCTGAGGCAACCGAACTTCACAGCCCTCCTGAGCGAGGAGGTCGGGGAAGAAAAGAGGCACCACGCGTTCTCGATAAGCTTCGGGCTGGGAACGATTTTCAATGCCATCGGGGTCCTCGTTGCAGGCTTTGCCCCGGGATTCTTCAGGGGTCTCGGCCTCTCCGAGGGGGTCGCCTACAGGCTGGTCATCTCGCTCACCATCCTACAGTTCGTCGTCGTAATCCCTGCCCTGCTCATGATAAGGGACGTTCCGGTCAGGAACCCGCGCATAAACTGGAACCGTCAGCTGGTCGTCAAGATACTCAAGTTCTCGATTCCGAGCGCGCTCATAGGCTTTGGGGCGGGAATAACGATACCCTACATGAGCATCTACTTCAACATGAGGTTCGGAGAGACCCTCGCCGCGATAAGCTGGATATTCTTCTTCCAGCAACTGGCGATGGGGCTCGGCTCCTTTGCTCTTCCGAGACTGGTGAACAAAATAGGCCCGGTCAACGTCATAACCTCATTCCAGAGCACAGCGGCGTTTCTCTTCGCGATATTTCCTTCAATAGAGACCTTCCTGCTGGCGGCCTTCCTCTACGTGCTCCGCTCGATACTGATGAACATCGTCGGCCCCATAAACGATTCCTTCATGGTGGGCTTCTTCTCAACCGAGGAGAAGGCAACAGCCGCCGGAATAATGCAGGCGTTCTCAACCTTCATGAGGGGTTGTGGAAACTACGTCGGCGGACTGCTCTTCGCCACCTCACTGAGCTACCCGTTCTATGTGACGGCCGTGCTCTACGTTACAGCGACGGCGATATTCTACGCATTCTTCATCAAACACAACAGGTGA
- a CDS encoding class I SAM-dependent methyltransferase has protein sequence MSFEKYYEAFRAYSDIYSDEYRRRIETLEPLLMKHMPSRGKVLDLACGAGGFSFLLEDLGFQVIGLDSSEAMLERARKFAADKGSKVEFVKGDAKELPFENNSFDYVLFIDSLVHFEPRELNQVFKEVARVLKPGGRFILQFTDLRGLLPVLINGTVVGAEYWISRVLTDEEEKTVLIEFQSEKESFRVRFNVWGKTAVEMLAKLYFGQIHSENLNEHTYFQVYVPKK, from the coding sequence ATGTCCTTCGAGAAATACTACGAGGCGTTCAGGGCATACAGCGACATTTACTCGGACGAGTACAGGAGGAGGATTGAGACGCTCGAGCCCCTTCTGATGAAGCACATGCCCTCAAGGGGGAAGGTTTTGGACCTCGCCTGCGGGGCCGGCGGCTTCTCCTTTCTCCTCGAGGATCTCGGCTTTCAGGTCATTGGCCTGGACTCAAGCGAGGCCATGCTCGAGAGGGCCAGGAAGTTCGCCGCGGATAAGGGCTCAAAGGTCGAGTTCGTTAAAGGTGACGCCAAAGAGCTTCCATTTGAGAACAACAGCTTCGACTACGTGCTCTTCATAGACAGTCTTGTCCACTTCGAACCGCGGGAGCTGAACCAGGTTTTCAAAGAGGTCGCGCGGGTTCTAAAGCCGGGCGGAAGGTTTATACTCCAGTTCACAGACCTCAGGGGACTCCTGCCGGTCTTAATTAACGGAACCGTCGTTGGGGCCGAGTACTGGATCAGCAGGGTCTTGACGGACGAAGAGGAGAAGACGGTTCTGATAGAGTTCCAGAGCGAGAAGGAGAGCTTCAGGGTGCGCTTCAACGTCTGGGGGAAAACGGCCGTTGAGATGCTCGCAAAGCTCTACTTCGGGCAGATCCACAGCGAGAACCTCAACGAGCATACCTATTTCCAGGTCTACGTGCCGAAAAAATAA
- a CDS encoding indolepyruvate oxidoreductase subunit beta: protein MEFNLIITGVGGQGGLTLSRIVGNAAMHEGYNVRIGETLGMSQRYGSVLSYLRFGEEVYSPLIGEGEADLMLAFEPAEALRNARFLSKKSVAIVNAYPIHTATTLVGKERYPELEEIKKAIGKICPVHMANFQEEADKINPRTLGVLMLGYAFGKGLIPLKKESIYEGIKGTLPGKLWETNFRAFERGTELARE from the coding sequence GTGGAGTTCAACCTCATAATAACCGGCGTCGGTGGCCAGGGTGGTTTGACACTCTCGAGGATAGTGGGAAATGCCGCCATGCACGAGGGCTACAACGTCAGGATCGGCGAAACCCTCGGAATGAGCCAGCGCTACGGGAGTGTCCTCAGCTACCTCCGCTTCGGCGAGGAAGTCTATTCGCCCCTCATAGGGGAAGGAGAAGCAGACTTAATGCTCGCATTTGAGCCCGCGGAAGCTTTGAGAAACGCGCGCTTCCTCTCAAAGAAGAGCGTTGCCATAGTCAACGCTTACCCAATTCACACGGCAACGACCCTCGTCGGCAAGGAGCGCTACCCTGAACTGGAGGAGATAAAAAAAGCCATAGGAAAAATCTGCCCCGTCCACATGGCCAACTTCCAGGAGGAGGCTGACAAGATAAACCCGAGGACGCTCGGTGTTCTCATGCTCGGCTACGCCTTCGGCAAAGGCCTGATCCCGCTTAAGAAGGAGAGCATCTACGAGGGGATTAAGGGAACACTCCCCGGGAAGCTCTGGGAGACCAACTTCAGGGCCTTCGAGCGCGGTACAGAGCTCGCAAGGGAGTGA
- the rrp42 gene encoding exosome complex protein Rrp42 — MSDVEIMASLMRDRILSLLKDGKRLDGRGLEDYRNIEIRTGLIEKAEGSALVKLGDTMVLVGVKVEFGEPFPDLPERGVMTTNVELVPLASPTFEPGPPDERAVELARIVDRGIRESNAIDLDKLVIVPGKLVYVLFIDVHVLDHDGNLIDAAGLAAMAALMTTKIPRVQYNAETGELIKLNELEPLPVNHVPVPVTFAKIGSSLVVDPSLEEETVMDSRLTITTDETGHISAVQKGEGGAFKLEEIMYAVDTAFKKASEIREILLNVTGFELPQA; from the coding sequence ATGAGTGACGTCGAGATAATGGCCAGCCTCATGCGCGACAGGATACTCAGTCTGCTCAAAGACGGAAAAAGACTCGATGGCAGGGGTCTTGAAGACTACAGAAACATAGAGATCCGGACCGGCCTCATTGAAAAGGCGGAGGGCTCTGCACTCGTTAAGCTTGGGGACACAATGGTGCTCGTGGGTGTCAAGGTCGAGTTTGGGGAGCCCTTCCCGGATCTGCCCGAGAGGGGAGTAATGACGACTAACGTGGAGCTTGTTCCACTCGCTTCACCGACCTTTGAACCGGGTCCTCCCGATGAGAGGGCAGTCGAGCTGGCCCGCATTGTGGACAGGGGAATAAGGGAGAGCAACGCCATTGACCTTGACAAGCTGGTTATAGTGCCCGGAAAGCTCGTTTACGTCCTCTTCATCGACGTTCACGTCCTCGACCACGACGGGAACCTGATCGACGCGGCGGGGTTGGCGGCAATGGCTGCCCTGATGACCACGAAAATCCCCAGGGTTCAGTACAACGCGGAAACGGGAGAGCTGATAAAGCTGAACGAGCTTGAGCCTCTGCCAGTTAATCACGTCCCGGTCCCTGTAACCTTCGCCAAGATAGGGTCTTCCCTGGTAGTTGACCCCAGCCTGGAGGAAGAGACAGTCATGGACAGCAGGCTGACTATAACGACTGACGAGACCGGTCACATCTCAGCAGTTCAGAAAGGAGAAGGTGGTGCCTTTAAGCTTGAAGAGATCATGTACGCCGTTGATACCGCCTTCAAGAAGGCCTCAGAAATCCGCGAAATCCTGCTCAATGTCACGGGGTTCGAGCTTCCCCAGGCGTGA
- the rrp4 gene encoding exosome complex RNA-binding protein Rrp4 produces MKRVFVKPRELVVPGTLLAQGAFQAGKGTFREGNRVYSTVVGLVEIRGDTIKVIPLEGPYIPEVGDNVLGKIVDVKFSSWTVDIGAPYQATLRAQDAVEEKIDLLKTDLRKIFDIGDIIYAKVKAFDEVNQIDLTTKGMPFNGGPLRGGQLVTITSSKVPRVIGKGGSMINMIKKLTGTRIIVGQNGWVWVSGTNRELEELAVEAILKVNRESHTSGLTDRVKEFLLSRLQDLKERGIIDEIPDLGETEGGEGHDGQA; encoded by the coding sequence ATGAAGAGAGTTTTTGTAAAACCAAGGGAGCTGGTTGTTCCTGGAACTCTGCTTGCGCAGGGAGCCTTTCAGGCAGGTAAGGGAACGTTCAGGGAAGGTAACAGGGTCTATTCAACCGTTGTGGGGCTCGTTGAGATCAGGGGCGACACAATAAAGGTTATTCCCCTGGAGGGGCCTTACATACCTGAGGTTGGGGACAACGTTCTGGGAAAGATAGTTGACGTGAAGTTCTCGTCCTGGACAGTTGACATAGGCGCTCCGTACCAGGCAACTCTCCGCGCTCAAGACGCGGTGGAAGAGAAGATAGACCTGCTGAAGACTGACCTTAGGAAGATATTCGACATCGGGGACATAATCTACGCCAAGGTTAAGGCGTTCGATGAGGTGAACCAGATCGACCTGACCACTAAGGGAATGCCCTTCAACGGGGGCCCTCTCAGGGGAGGTCAGCTGGTGACGATAACCTCCTCCAAGGTGCCCAGGGTAATCGGAAAGGGTGGCTCGATGATAAACATGATCAAAAAACTCACCGGAACGAGGATAATAGTTGGCCAGAACGGCTGGGTCTGGGTAAGTGGAACGAACAGGGAACTGGAGGAGCTGGCCGTGGAGGCGATACTCAAAGTGAACAGGGAGAGCCACACCAGTGGATTAACCGACAGGGTCAAGGAGTTTCTCCTCTCCCGGCTTCAGGATCTCAAGGAGAGAGGAATAATAGACGAGATTCCGGATCTTGGTGAAACAGAGGGTGGTGAAGGGCATGATGGGCAGGCCTGA
- a CDS encoding cell division protein SepF encodes MGLFDGVLKKEKDKPKKAVPVKEVSPSAKKKEEPPQVHREVAIIPLEEDTLAREIVKPQVRYVKKVVVTSYSDLEKISGELQNGNLVLVDLSPLELKPDILEKVAEQIKGMTTALGGQLAKVCKDEIKLLLVPEDIKFAK; translated from the coding sequence ATGGGCCTGTTTGACGGCGTTTTAAAGAAGGAGAAGGATAAACCCAAGAAAGCTGTTCCAGTTAAGGAGGTTTCCCCGTCGGCCAAGAAGAAGGAAGAACCCCCCCAGGTACACCGGGAAGTAGCCATTATCCCCCTGGAGGAGGATACCCTCGCCAGGGAGATCGTAAAGCCCCAGGTTAGGTACGTCAAAAAGGTCGTAGTAACCAGTTACTCTGACCTCGAAAAGATATCCGGGGAGCTCCAGAACGGTAACCTTGTCCTCGTGGATCTGAGTCCCCTTGAACTCAAGCCCGATATACTGGAAAAGGTTGCCGAGCAGATCAAGGGGATGACAACGGCACTTGGCGGCCAGCTGGCGAAGGTCTGCAAGGACGAAATAAAACTCTTACTCGTCCCGGAGGATATAAAGTTCGCCAAGTGA
- the rrp41 gene encoding exosome complex exonuclease Rrp41, translated as MMGRPEGLKLIDENGKRIDGRKKHELRQIRMEVGVLKNADGSAYIEWGNNKIIAAVYGPREIHPKHLQRPETAILRVRYNMAPFSVEERKKPGPDRRSVEISKVIHGALQPALILEMFPRTVIDVFIEVLQADAGTRVAGITAASLALADAGIPMRDLVAACAAGKIDGEIVLDPNKEEDNYGEADVPVAVMPMKNDITLLQMDGYLTKEEFLEAVRLAMKGAKAVYQKQREALKEKYLKISGEVGGDE; from the coding sequence ATGATGGGCAGGCCTGAGGGTTTAAAGCTCATCGACGAGAACGGGAAAAGAATAGACGGCAGGAAGAAGCATGAACTCAGGCAGATTCGTATGGAGGTAGGTGTTCTAAAAAACGCCGATGGTTCGGCTTACATTGAATGGGGGAATAACAAAATCATAGCTGCCGTTTACGGCCCAAGGGAAATTCATCCAAAGCACCTCCAGAGACCTGAAACGGCTATTTTGAGGGTTCGTTACAATATGGCCCCCTTCAGCGTTGAGGAGAGAAAGAAGCCCGGCCCTGACAGGAGAAGCGTTGAGATAAGCAAGGTCATCCACGGGGCACTCCAACCGGCTCTCATACTCGAGATGTTCCCCAGGACTGTTATAGACGTTTTCATTGAAGTTCTTCAGGCCGATGCCGGAACCAGGGTGGCCGGAATAACGGCAGCATCTCTCGCCTTAGCTGACGCCGGAATACCCATGCGCGACCTCGTGGCAGCTTGTGCTGCAGGAAAAATAGACGGTGAGATAGTCCTTGATCCGAACAAGGAGGAGGACAACTACGGGGAGGCCGACGTCCCGGTGGCCGTAATGCCCATGAAGAACGACATAACCCTGCTCCAGATGGACGGGTACTTAACCAAGGAGGAGTTCCTTGAGGCAGTCAGGCTCGCAATGAAGGGTGCAAAGGCCGTTTATCAGAAGCAACGCGAGGCGCTTAAGGAGAAGTACCTCAAGATCTCCGGGGAGGTGGGTGGGGATGAGTGA
- the lysS gene encoding lysine--tRNA ligase, with amino-acid sequence MVHWADHMAEKIIRERGDKEEYVVESGITPSGYVHIGNFREFFTAYIVGHALRDRGKRVRHIHMWDDYDRFRKVPKNVPPEWEEHLTKPVREVPDPWGCHNSYAEHFMALFEEEISRLGIEVDFLHAYELYKSGEYAEEVRLALQKREEIKAILDKYHEVAKQPPLKEDWQPVMIYCPHCRKEAEFVAWDGEWKVSYRCPHCGREGETDIREGNVKLRWRVDWPMRWAHFRVDFEPAGKDHLAAGSSYDTGKEIVEKVFGWPAPMTLMYEFVGIQGQKGKMSGSKGNVILLSDLYEVLEPGIIRFIYAKARPNKEIKIDLGLGLLNLYDEFDRVERIYFGLEKAKNPEEGEELRRTYELSMPRVPERLTAQAPFRFLVTLVQMPHLNEDGIIRVLQEQGHVPKELGEEDVRKIKLRIRLAKNWVEKYAPEDVKFHLLEKPPEIELEPEIREAMLEVAEWLERNGKFTVDELNNVIFDAAKKRGVPSDKWFKVLYNVFIGKDRGPRLAPFLASLEREFVIGRLRMEA; translated from the coding sequence ATGGTTCACTGGGCTGACCACATGGCCGAGAAGATAATCCGCGAAAGGGGTGACAAGGAGGAGTACGTCGTCGAGAGCGGCATTACTCCGAGCGGTTACGTTCATATAGGCAATTTCAGGGAGTTCTTTACCGCTTACATAGTCGGCCACGCCCTCCGCGACAGGGGCAAGAGGGTTCGCCACATCCACATGTGGGACGACTACGACCGCTTCAGAAAGGTTCCGAAGAACGTTCCGCCCGAGTGGGAGGAACACCTCACGAAGCCCGTTCGCGAAGTTCCCGACCCCTGGGGATGCCACAACAGCTACGCCGAGCACTTCATGGCCCTCTTTGAGGAAGAGATCTCCAGGCTTGGAATCGAGGTGGACTTCCTCCACGCCTACGAGCTCTACAAGAGCGGCGAGTACGCGGAGGAGGTAAGGCTCGCCCTTCAAAAGAGGGAGGAGATAAAGGCAATCCTCGACAAGTACCATGAGGTGGCCAAACAGCCGCCCCTCAAGGAGGACTGGCAACCGGTCATGATTTACTGCCCCCACTGCAGGAAGGAGGCCGAATTCGTAGCCTGGGACGGCGAATGGAAGGTTTCCTACAGGTGCCCCCACTGCGGCAGGGAGGGCGAGACAGACATAAGGGAGGGCAACGTTAAGCTCCGCTGGCGCGTTGACTGGCCGATGAGGTGGGCCCACTTCAGGGTCGACTTCGAGCCTGCCGGAAAGGATCATCTCGCCGCCGGAAGCTCCTACGACACTGGAAAGGAAATAGTTGAGAAGGTCTTCGGCTGGCCGGCACCGATGACCCTCATGTACGAGTTCGTCGGGATACAGGGTCAGAAGGGCAAGATGAGCGGTTCAAAGGGCAACGTTATCCTCCTCAGCGACCTCTACGAGGTTCTTGAGCCCGGAATAATCCGCTTCATATACGCGAAGGCCAGGCCGAACAAGGAGATTAAGATTGACCTAGGTTTGGGCCTTCTCAACCTCTACGACGAGTTCGACAGGGTTGAGCGCATCTACTTCGGCCTCGAGAAGGCTAAGAACCCCGAGGAGGGAGAGGAGCTCAGGAGAACCTACGAGCTGTCAATGCCCAGGGTTCCGGAGAGACTGACCGCCCAGGCACCCTTCCGCTTCCTCGTTACGCTCGTCCAGATGCCCCATCTCAATGAGGACGGCATAATCCGCGTTCTTCAGGAGCAGGGGCACGTTCCGAAAGAGCTCGGCGAAGAGGACGTCCGGAAGATCAAGCTCCGCATTCGCCTGGCTAAAAACTGGGTCGAGAAGTACGCCCCCGAGGACGTGAAGTTCCACCTGCTTGAAAAGCCGCCCGAGATTGAGCTTGAGCCAGAAATCCGGGAGGCAATGCTCGAAGTGGCGGAATGGCTTGAGAGGAACGGGAAGTTCACCGTGGATGAACTCAACAACGTTATCTTCGACGCCGCCAAAAAGCGGGGTGTTCCGAGTGATAAGTGGTTCAAAGTCCTTTACAACGTCTTCATAGGAAAAGACCGCGGGCCGAGGCTCGCTCCATTCCTCGCTTCCCTGGAGAGAGAGTTCGTTATAGGGCGCCTCCGCATGGAGGCCTGA
- the psmA gene encoding archaeal proteasome endopeptidase complex subunit alpha: protein MAFVPPQAGYDRASAVFSPDGRLFQVNYAREAVKRGATAVGVKWKDGVVLAVEKRITSRLIEPSSYEKIFQVDDRIAAAPSGIIADARVLVDRARLEAQIYRLTYGEPVPLTVLVKKICDLKQAHTQYGGVRPFGAALLMAGVNDKPELYETDPSGAYFEWKAVAIGSGRNTAMAIFEEHYRDDLDMDGAIKLAIMALAKTLEEPSAEGIEVAYITTGDKRWKKLSTEDVGKYLGDILDELKEEEVEMKEEDYSELDQNY from the coding sequence ATGGCGTTTGTACCACCGCAGGCTGGCTACGACAGGGCGAGCGCGGTTTTTAGTCCCGATGGAAGGCTGTTCCAGGTGAACTACGCAAGGGAGGCAGTGAAGCGCGGGGCTACCGCCGTCGGCGTCAAGTGGAAGGACGGCGTTGTCTTGGCTGTTGAGAAGAGGATAACCAGCAGGCTCATCGAGCCCAGCAGCTACGAGAAGATCTTCCAGGTAGACGACCGCATAGCGGCGGCACCGAGCGGTATAATAGCTGACGCAAGGGTTCTCGTCGACAGGGCCAGGCTTGAGGCTCAAATCTACCGCCTCACCTACGGCGAACCGGTTCCGCTCACCGTTCTCGTGAAGAAGATCTGCGACCTGAAGCAGGCCCACACCCAGTACGGGGGGGTGAGGCCCTTCGGCGCCGCCCTCCTGATGGCCGGCGTCAACGACAAGCCCGAACTCTACGAAACTGACCCGAGCGGTGCCTACTTCGAGTGGAAGGCAGTGGCAATAGGCAGCGGAAGGAACACCGCGATGGCGATCTTCGAGGAGCACTACAGGGACGACCTCGACATGGATGGAGCCATAAAGCTCGCCATAATGGCCCTCGCGAAGACCCTTGAGGAGCCGAGTGCAGAGGGAATAGAGGTCGCCTACATAACCACCGGGGACAAGCGCTGGAAGAAGCTCTCCACCGAAGACGTTGGGAAGTACCTCGGTGATATCCTTGATGAGCTCAAGGAAGAAGAGGTCGAGATGAAGGAAGAGGACTACTCCGAACTCGATCAGAACTACTGA
- a CDS encoding diacylglycerol/polyprenol kinase family protein — protein sequence MINTPGAITIGVLSILGTIAFTKKLGSEWAWINRKLIHLSVVPAILMFYWGLIPRWIFASAAFLISLIQLQPHLRRRELSWYQIRNNYGEVFFALSASVISATLPIEYATAVLLAMAVSDGVTGIIRHYYFRKNGFNVKLKKHWTGSLGYFVTAVIIAFIFLSAGTVEKIGWAAMLTLAEYQRLLDDNLAVPLVGGLLFLLY from the coding sequence ATGATCAACACTCCCGGGGCGATTACAATAGGCGTGCTCTCCATCCTAGGCACCATCGCCTTCACGAAAAAGCTTGGATCGGAATGGGCTTGGATCAACAGGAAGCTGATACACCTCAGCGTTGTGCCCGCGATACTGATGTTCTACTGGGGGCTTATACCCAGGTGGATTTTTGCCAGTGCGGCGTTTCTCATAAGTTTGATCCAGCTGCAGCCCCACCTGAGGAGAAGAGAACTGAGCTGGTACCAGATAAGGAACAACTACGGCGAGGTCTTCTTTGCCCTCTCGGCATCAGTTATTTCCGCCACACTTCCGATTGAATACGCCACTGCAGTACTCCTTGCGATGGCGGTAAGCGACGGGGTTACAGGCATAATAAGGCACTACTACTTCAGAAAGAACGGGTTCAACGTGAAGCTCAAGAAACACTGGACCGGGAGCCTGGGCTACTTCGTCACGGCAGTGATAATAGCCTTCATTTTCCTCAGCGCGGGGACAGTTGAAAAAATAGGATGGGCGGCCATGCTGACCTTAGCAGAGTACCAGCGCTTGCTCGACGACAACCTGGCCGTTCCCCTCGTCGGGGGTCTTCTCTTCCTTCTCTACTGA